AGAAAGCTAAAAAACATTCTTATCTCCTTAGAGGCACTGTAAGTCTTCGCAAATCAAAGACATTAAAGGTAAGGTATAACTCTTTTATATACTTCCCCTTTGTTCCATCGTAATTATCCCTTGCAAGCAGTCCAAAGCTCCAGCATGCACCTCTGTAGTCAATGCTCGCTTGTCTGGTTAAATCCTTCTTTATTCTGTTGTCCCTCGTTAGAGAAAAGCTAAAAACTGCTGACCTGTAGGCTGTGTTTAGGCTCAGAGTAGTTTGGTCCAAAAGCCTCTGCCCAGAAAAGTTTCTTGACAGTATTTGTCCCAAAGTAAGAGTTGTTCGTTTGTATCCAAGGCTTACACTGCCAAAAGTTTGTAAAAGGGAACCGCCTTCCACATCGTAGAGGTTGTCTGTGCTAAAGCTTAAACCTTCAAAAGGCTTTAAAGACAGAACCGCCCTAAGAGGTATTACTCTTCTCTTTACGGTGGATCCCGCATAGGTGTAGCTGTTAAGGTAGTTATAGCCAGTGCTAAGGTAAAGTCCTAAAAACTCTCTACCCGCATAGCTCAAGGAGGTGGTCGCTGTTGCATCAATTTGGTTTTTTCTGTTTAGTTTGTCTAAGTTATCAAAGTTTGGATTGTTAAAATCTTTTGGCCTAAAGCTATAACTTAGGTTGAAGGAGTTCCTTAGGTTAAGCTCTCCCTTTTGAAGGTCCGAGGAAAAGGACAGGTTTTCGGAAAAATGAATACTGTTTATACTATTTTTGTATCCCCTTTGGTTTAAGCCAAAGTAATATAGGTTTTCAAATACAATCTTAGAATAAAACACTTTGCCGAATATTTCTTTTGGTATGGAAATTTCTGGGAAAAATAAAACCCTTTGTCCTCTCAGACCAACTTCTCTATAAAAGTTTGTGTATGAAAGAAGACCACCTAAGAATACGCTTCCCACTATCTGTTGGGATTTCCAATAGATACTTACCTCTGGTAGTCTATGTAAGGTGCGTTTGTTGTTTGAAGAGGTGGTGTCATAAAAGTGCTTTGCACTAAAGCTCAAGAAAAATCTGTCAAACTCTTTGCTGTAATTGATGTAGGATGTAAGGTATGGTATTGTTCTTTCGGTTTTTTGCAAATATGTGTCTTCCAAAAAGTATGGGTCTGAGATCGTGTCCAAACCCGCTTTAAAGTCCTGGAGGTCTAAATCAAACTTAAAGCGATACCTGTTTTTTCTGAAAGTGCTTGGATCCCTCCCTTCCCACCATTTACCCGGTGGTTCAGGTTCTATGTAATAGGATATGTTTAGCCTAAGGTCATTTTCCTTAAAAAAGGCTTGTCTGTATTCTAAAGAAAAACCCTTAGCCTGTTTGTCTCGCAGGTCAATCGTCAAAGTAGCGTCCTTGTCCCTTGATATAGCCCAATAGATGGGCTGTTGGTATATTAGGTTGTTGTAAGAATTGAAACCTATCGTTGGCGCTAAAAGACCAGACCTACGTTCTCCTACGGGATAGAAAAAAAGGGGCAGATAGGCAAAGGGAACTCTAAAAAGTCTCAAAGAGTTGTTGGTTGAAAACACATACTTTTGGTCTATTTTTGCCTTTGAAAAGCAAAGGACCATCTCCTTTCTATCGGGGGGACATGTGGTGATCTGTCCCTCCTCAACGGTGTATAACTCCCCACTTTTTTCCAATCTAATTGCTTGAAAGTAAAACTTTTCAAACTTTCCCTGTGCATTTAAGTAGTATCCTTCCTCCTTTTCTAAGCTTAGGTATGCATAAGAGCCTACTACTTCAAGCCTACCGTCCAAAGACCTTACATAAACATTACCTTCCGCTATAACTTCCTTTGTTTCGGGGTTGTATCTTATAGTGTCTGCCTTTATGTAGTACCTTTCGTGATATACTTCTACCTCTTCCTTTGCCTGTATCCATCCATCGGGCTGGCGTTCAAGGTGGTTGGAAAATATTTCCAAGCTATAAACTATCTTTATTAAGAAGAGAATAAGATAGACTATCAGCATAGCGTTTTTGTTTTATTATACGTGAAAATAGTTATCTTAAGAATTCCAAAACTTTCTGAGAGACTACCTCAGAGTTTCTTATACAATCTGCCACCGATACACCGCTTAGATAATTTCCAGTTAAAAACAGTCCCGGATTTTCTTTTTCCATTGTCTGAGCAAGCTCGTAATATTTACCATAACCTAAGTTGTATTGGGGAATTCCTCTTTTCCATTTGGTAATGTTAAGGATGTTTGCATCAATACTTAGGATTTCCTTTAACTCCCTTTCTACTGTCTTAGATATTGTCTCTTCCTCCTCTTCTATGATCTGTGGATCTGTGGCACCTCCAAGATAAACGGTTAAGAGGTTTCCTTTTCTTCCTGAAAATATGTTGGATGAAAAAAGAACGCCAAGCATTCTTTTTTTCTCTTTGCGTGGGATCAAAAAGCCAAAACCGGGTGGTATGGAGTCTTTTGTGGATATATGAACTACAACCACTGGGGCGTAGTATATTTTGTCAAACTCCTGAGCAGCACTCCAAGAAAGGTCTCTCAAAAGATAGCTTGCAGATGTAGCTGGCGCAGAGACTACCACAGCTTTTGCCTCAAACTTTCCGTTTTTTGTATCCAAAATGAACCTATCGTCCTTTTTTCTTATTCTCAGCACTACGTTTTCTAAATCCACATCCAAAGCTTCAGAAAGTCTTTTGGGAAAGCTCCAGTTTCCTCCCTCAAAAGAGATCAACCTACCCACAGGTCCAAGGGCTTTTAGCTTTATAGCTCCCTTTATAAGGCTTCCAAATTGCTGTTCCAGTTCATAGACCCTTCTTACCGCATACTTTACCGAAAGCTGTCTTACATCTCCCGCATAAACACCGCTTACAAAGGGCTCCACTATGTAGTCAAGGAACTCCTGACCTAACCGCCTTTTTACAAACTCCGCTATAGTTTCTTCGCTCTTTATTGATTTAGACACAAAAGGTTCTCTCAAGACTTTTAATTTACCAGACAAAGAAAGGAGAGGCGAGGTTAAAAAGCTTATTGGTGAAAGGGGCAGTGGTATGAGCTTTCCCTTTTTGTAT
Above is a genomic segment from Thermocrinis jamiesonii containing:
- a CDS encoding LPS-assembly protein LptD, which translates into the protein MLIVYLILFLIKIVYSLEIFSNHLERQPDGWIQAKEEVEVYHERYYIKADTIRYNPETKEVIAEGNVYVRSLDGRLEVVGSYAYLSLEKEEGYYLNAQGKFEKFYFQAIRLEKSGELYTVEEGQITTCPPDRKEMVLCFSKAKIDQKYVFSTNNSLRLFRVPFAYLPLFFYPVGERRSGLLAPTIGFNSYNNLIYQQPIYWAISRDKDATLTIDLRDKQAKGFSLEYRQAFFKENDLRLNISYYIEPEPPGKWWEGRDPSTFRKNRYRFKFDLDLQDFKAGLDTISDPYFLEDTYLQKTERTIPYLTSYINYSKEFDRFFLSFSAKHFYDTTSSNNKRTLHRLPEVSIYWKSQQIVGSVFLGGLLSYTNFYREVGLRGQRVLFFPEISIPKEIFGKVFYSKIVFENLYYFGLNQRGYKNSINSIHFSENLSFSSDLQKGELNLRNSFNLSYSFRPKDFNNPNFDNLDKLNRKNQIDATATTSLSYAGREFLGLYLSTGYNYLNSYTYAGSTVKRRVIPLRAVLSLKPFEGLSFSTDNLYDVEGGSLLQTFGSVSLGYKRTTLTLGQILSRNFSGQRLLDQTTLSLNTAYRSAVFSFSLTRDNRIKKDLTRQASIDYRGACWSFGLLARDNYDGTKGKYIKELYLTFNVFDLRRLTVPLRR
- the hemG gene encoding protoporphyrinogen oxidase — protein: MIDVAVVGSGISGLSVAFRLQKAGVKVKVFEKEDRVGGNIQTKNIDGYLCELGPQTILADKKVEEFLALADVKPLYAKDEAKIRYIYKKGKLIPLPLSPISFLTSPLLSLSGKLKVLREPFVSKSIKSEETIAEFVKRRLGQEFLDYIVEPFVSGVYAGDVRQLSVKYAVRRVYELEQQFGSLIKGAIKLKALGPVGRLISFEGGNWSFPKRLSEALDVDLENVVLRIRKKDDRFILDTKNGKFEAKAVVVSAPATSASYLLRDLSWSAAQEFDKIYYAPVVVVHISTKDSIPPGFGFLIPRKEKKRMLGVLFSSNIFSGRKGNLLTVYLGGATDPQIIEEEEETISKTVERELKEILSIDANILNITKWKRGIPQYNLGYGKYYELAQTMEKENPGLFLTGNYLSGVSVADCIRNSEVVSQKVLEFLR